Proteins encoded by one window of Chondromyces crocatus:
- a CDS encoding CoA-acylating methylmalonate-semialdehyde dehydrogenase — protein MTEPGAFVRRVIVTRVLENYIGGAWVRSSGSTLLDVKNPATGEVLAQVPLSTAGDVDAAVKAARAAFPGWRATPAVARARYLFKLRELLDAHREEIAAICTSEHGKTLSESRNDFGRGIENVEHAAGIPSLLMGQSLEDVAHGIDCQAIRQPLGVFAAVTPFNFPPMVPLWFLPYAIATGNTFVLKPSEQVPLTQRRIFELIHTLDLPAGVLNLVNGGKDVVNGLSTHPDVAGISFVGSSSVAHHVYKTGAEHGKRVQALGGAKNFIIVLPDADRERAIANVAESIYGCSGQRCLAGSIVVGVGEAYEWVREALHAAAKNIVLGDGSKPGVTMGPVVSAAAKDRILSMIEKGLQEGAKLTLDGRGATVEGCPGGNWLGPSIFEEVTPDMTIATEEIFGPVACLMRAANLDEAIALANRSRYGNAASVYTTSGKAARQFHNQIEAGMVGVNIGVAAPMAFFPFGGQKASLYGDLKAHGSAGVDFYTERKIVITRWF, from the coding sequence ATGACGGAGCCAGGGGCGTTCGTGCGGAGGGTGATCGTGACACGAGTACTTGAAAATTACATCGGTGGGGCGTGGGTCCGTTCCTCGGGGTCGACGCTTCTCGACGTGAAGAATCCGGCGACGGGCGAGGTGCTGGCGCAGGTGCCTCTGTCGACGGCGGGCGATGTCGATGCCGCAGTGAAGGCGGCGCGGGCTGCATTCCCGGGCTGGCGTGCGACGCCGGCGGTGGCGCGGGCGCGCTATCTGTTCAAGCTGCGAGAGCTGCTCGACGCGCACCGGGAAGAGATTGCGGCGATCTGTACCTCGGAGCACGGAAAGACGCTGTCCGAGTCACGCAATGACTTCGGCCGTGGCATCGAGAACGTGGAGCATGCGGCCGGAATCCCGTCGTTGTTGATGGGGCAGAGCCTGGAAGATGTGGCGCACGGCATCGATTGCCAGGCCATCCGTCAACCGCTCGGTGTGTTCGCGGCGGTGACGCCCTTCAACTTCCCGCCGATGGTGCCGCTCTGGTTCCTCCCGTACGCGATTGCGACGGGCAACACCTTCGTCCTCAAGCCTTCGGAGCAGGTGCCGCTCACGCAGCGGCGGATCTTCGAGTTGATTCACACGCTCGATCTGCCGGCCGGTGTGCTGAATCTGGTGAACGGTGGCAAGGACGTGGTGAACGGCCTGTCCACGCACCCCGACGTCGCGGGCATCTCTTTCGTGGGTTCGTCGTCGGTGGCGCACCACGTGTACAAGACGGGGGCGGAGCACGGGAAGCGCGTGCAGGCGCTCGGTGGCGCGAAGAACTTCATCATCGTCCTGCCGGACGCGGATCGCGAGCGGGCCATCGCCAATGTGGCCGAGTCGATCTACGGGTGTTCCGGGCAGCGCTGCCTGGCCGGCAGCATCGTGGTGGGCGTGGGCGAGGCGTACGAGTGGGTGCGCGAGGCCCTGCACGCGGCCGCGAAGAACATCGTGCTCGGTGACGGGTCGAAACCCGGGGTCACGATGGGGCCAGTGGTCTCGGCCGCCGCGAAGGATCGCATCCTTTCCATGATCGAGAAGGGCCTCCAGGAAGGGGCCAAGCTCACGCTCGACGGCCGTGGAGCGACGGTGGAGGGTTGCCCGGGCGGCAACTGGCTCGGGCCGAGCATCTTCGAGGAGGTGACGCCGGACATGACCATTGCGACCGAAGAGATCTTCGGGCCGGTGGCGTGCTTGATGCGTGCAGCGAACCTCGACGAGGCCATCGCGCTGGCGAACCGCAGCCGTTATGGCAATGCGGCGTCGGTCTACACGACGAGCGGCAAGGCGGCCCGCCAGTTCCACAATCAGATCGAGGCGGGCATGGTGGGTGTGAACATCGGCGTGGCGGCGCCCATGGCGTTCTTCCCGTTCGGCGGGCAAAAGGCCAGCCTCTACGGCGACCTCAAGGCGCACGGATCTGCGGGCGTCGACTTCTATACCGAGCGAAAGATCGTCATCACGAGGTGGTTCTGA
- a CDS encoding TerC family protein encodes MPRRGVLQMAHFMDFSPLLHADGWITLATLSALEIVLGIDNIVFLSIMVERLPKRQQPFARRVGLLLALGMRLLLLLTISWVMGLKATLFTVFGHAFSGRDLILLFGGLFLVGKATHEIFDKLEVAQEEESESDTKKRSSLPSVIVQIMLLDIVFSLDSVITAIGMAQAISIMVIAMVIAVAVMLIFAGRIGTFINRHPSMKILALSFLILIGVVLIADGTGQHVSKGYVYFAMAFSLAVELVNMRLKLRQQTPVQLHNRYEKIPGVEARPATGEG; translated from the coding sequence ATGCCGCGCCGCGGCGTGCTACAAATGGCTCACTTTATGGACTTCAGTCCGCTCCTCCACGCTGATGGCTGGATCACCCTCGCTACCCTGAGCGCTCTCGAGATCGTCCTGGGTATCGACAACATCGTCTTCCTTTCGATCATGGTCGAGCGCCTCCCCAAGCGGCAGCAGCCGTTTGCGCGGCGCGTCGGCCTGCTCCTGGCGCTGGGCATGCGCCTGCTTCTCTTGCTCACCATCTCCTGGGTCATGGGCCTCAAGGCGACCCTCTTCACCGTGTTCGGCCACGCCTTCTCCGGTCGTGACCTGATCCTCCTGTTCGGAGGCCTCTTCCTGGTGGGCAAGGCCACCCACGAGATCTTCGACAAGCTGGAGGTCGCCCAGGAAGAGGAGAGCGAAAGCGACACGAAGAAGCGCAGCTCACTCCCCTCCGTGATCGTTCAGATCATGCTCCTCGACATCGTCTTCTCTCTCGATTCGGTGATCACCGCCATCGGGATGGCCCAGGCGATCTCGATCATGGTCATCGCCATGGTCATTGCCGTCGCCGTGATGCTGATCTTCGCCGGCCGCATCGGCACGTTCATCAACCGCCACCCCAGCATGAAGATCCTGGCATTGAGCTTCCTCATTCTCATCGGCGTGGTGCTCATCGCCGACGGGACGGGGCAGCACGTCAGCAAGGGCTACGTGTACTTCGCCATGGCCTTCTCGCTCGCCGTGGAGCTCGTCAACATGCGCCTGAAGCTGCGCCAGCAGACCCCCGTGCAGCTCCACAACCGCTACGAGAAGATCCCCGGCGTCGAAGCGCGACCGGCCACCGGAGAGGGCTGA
- a CDS encoding adenylate/guanylate cyclase domain-containing protein — protein MTEGGRGVVVVERRVACRHPPERLWPLVTDTERLNRAAGLASLTLEAISGPTAARYRAITRIGVFHVAFEERPFEWIHPRMFRVLRRFREGPASSIETHFQLDPTATGTTLTLRVMVTSRVPLLAPLLRLQAWHVTGRITSEILRLDAHLDDAAVNGSTPGIASQTPPPIPHSKAGAAPPHPSSHGATLDLEALARTTSALRATHPDVAERLTTFVREADDVTVSRIRPFALADAWHLDRSDVLRACLQAVRAGLLELRWEILCPSCRLPASTVPTLADLQDHGHCQLCDLELAVDLDEAVEATFSPAPAVRRVDMGAYCIGGPARTPHVLSQTILPPEGLGRLHVPALENVSSAPHRLFVRGGASVPVDITPDGGNEVRVDAASPAAAGPVRIAPRGMILLDNRQPLELHAKLERLTFPEQGASARIVTAIPEFRRDFSRDMLRPGVALRVSRVTLFFSDLTDSTLLYSSLGDAAAFKLVQDHFDLVLPILAQHGGSVVKTIGDAVMATFIDELEGLKASLSVLQAFDAFRTSSPEAARTHIKLGLHTGTVYAITANGMLDYFGQTVNIAARMQAQAASGELVVGAPLAERADDAGLLSSDWTKEAFLVPLKGVDQSLPMARVRRRRSNQETR, from the coding sequence GTGACGGAGGGCGGGCGCGGCGTCGTCGTGGTCGAGCGGCGCGTCGCGTGCCGCCACCCGCCCGAGCGCCTCTGGCCCCTCGTCACCGACACCGAGCGACTCAACCGCGCGGCAGGCCTCGCGTCGCTCACGCTGGAGGCCATCTCGGGCCCCACCGCCGCGCGGTACCGCGCCATCACGCGCATCGGCGTCTTTCACGTCGCGTTCGAGGAGCGCCCCTTCGAGTGGATCCATCCACGGATGTTCCGCGTCCTGCGACGCTTCCGTGAAGGTCCAGCCTCCAGCATCGAGACCCACTTCCAGCTCGATCCGACCGCCACGGGCACCACGCTCACCCTCCGGGTCATGGTCACCTCGCGCGTCCCCCTGCTCGCCCCCCTCCTGCGCCTCCAGGCCTGGCACGTCACCGGGCGCATCACCAGCGAGATCCTGCGCCTGGACGCCCACCTGGACGACGCCGCGGTGAACGGCAGCACTCCTGGCATCGCCTCGCAGACGCCCCCTCCGATCCCGCACAGCAAGGCAGGCGCCGCTCCACCTCACCCATCGTCCCACGGCGCCACGCTCGACCTCGAAGCCCTCGCGCGGACCACCAGCGCGCTGCGCGCCACCCACCCCGACGTCGCCGAGCGGCTGACCACCTTCGTGCGCGAGGCCGACGACGTGACCGTCAGCCGCATCCGCCCCTTCGCCCTCGCCGACGCATGGCATCTCGACCGCTCGGATGTCCTGCGGGCGTGCTTGCAGGCGGTGCGGGCAGGTCTGCTGGAGCTTCGCTGGGAGATCCTCTGCCCGAGCTGCCGCCTCCCCGCCTCCACCGTGCCGACGCTCGCCGACCTCCAGGATCATGGCCACTGCCAGCTCTGCGACCTGGAGCTCGCCGTCGATCTCGACGAGGCCGTGGAAGCGACGTTCTCGCCAGCGCCCGCCGTCCGTCGCGTGGACATGGGCGCGTATTGCATCGGCGGCCCCGCCCGCACCCCGCACGTCCTCTCGCAGACCATCCTCCCTCCCGAGGGCCTCGGACGCCTGCACGTCCCCGCGCTGGAGAACGTTTCCTCGGCGCCGCACCGCCTCTTCGTACGAGGTGGCGCGTCCGTGCCCGTCGACATCACCCCCGACGGTGGGAACGAAGTCCGGGTGGACGCGGCGTCTCCGGCAGCAGCAGGCCCCGTGCGCATCGCGCCTCGGGGCATGATTCTCCTCGACAACCGACAGCCTCTGGAGCTTCACGCAAAGCTGGAACGACTGACCTTCCCCGAGCAAGGCGCCTCGGCACGGATCGTCACCGCCATTCCCGAGTTCCGCCGCGATTTCTCACGCGACATGCTCCGCCCAGGGGTCGCCCTCCGCGTCTCCCGGGTGACTCTCTTTTTCAGCGACCTCACCGACTCCACGCTGCTCTATTCGTCCCTGGGAGACGCTGCCGCCTTCAAGCTCGTGCAGGACCATTTCGATCTCGTCCTGCCCATTCTCGCGCAGCATGGTGGCTCGGTCGTGAAGACGATCGGCGACGCCGTGATGGCCACGTTCATCGATGAACTCGAAGGCCTGAAGGCCTCCTTGAGCGTCCTCCAGGCTTTCGACGCATTTCGCACCAGCAGCCCCGAGGCCGCAAGGACGCACATCAAACTCGGCCTTCACACGGGGACCGTCTATGCAATCACCGCCAATGGCATGCTCGACTATTTCGGTCAGACGGTGAACATCGCCGCCCGCATGCAAGCCCAGGCCGCGAGCGGCGAACTCGTCGTCGGCGCCCCCCTCGCCGAACGCGCGGACGATGCAGGACTGCTGTCCAGCGACTGGACGAAGGAGGCATTCCTCGTACCCCTCAAAGGAGTCGATCAGTCCCTGCCCATGGCCCGCGTGCGGCGCAGGAGATCCAATCAGGAAACGCGGTAG
- a CDS encoding response regulator → MLVDDDDAIVETLRDVLLTEGYQVAAFTDPLLALEQLRTGMRVDVLLLDCVMPTMDGRQFMEELIHDGRTMPIVLVTALSDPSFCVDARHPLVAALINKPFDLDQLIESLEAMRTGRASRAA, encoded by the coding sequence ATGCTCGTCGACGACGACGACGCCATCGTGGAGACCCTACGCGACGTCCTCCTGACCGAGGGGTACCAGGTCGCCGCATTCACGGACCCCCTGCTCGCCCTGGAGCAGCTCCGCACGGGGATGCGGGTGGACGTGCTGCTCCTGGACTGCGTGATGCCCACCATGGATGGCCGGCAGTTCATGGAAGAACTCATTCACGACGGCCGCACGATGCCCATCGTGCTGGTGACGGCCCTCTCCGACCCGAGCTTCTGCGTCGACGCGCGGCACCCCCTCGTGGCGGCGCTCATCAACAAGCCCTTCGACCTCGACCAGCTCATCGAGAGCCTCGAAGCCATGCGCACCGGCCGCGCCTCCAGAGCCGCCTGA
- a CDS encoding PepSY-associated TM helix domain-containing protein: MADAPGEAKEATAEGGGRGEKGRDEPGQGGPGRGGAGQGEGEAGRGESGRRGLGRGEAGRGESERDKGGGAARKRKFSWRALVRVVHADLGHFAVGLTFVYALSGLAVNHIADWDPNFQNHEAVHELGGPLAGEDEAVARGVLERLAIQEAPQEVYRAAEDQLEVVLARKTLHVTPSSGRVVEEGQEPRLLLRAANWLHLNRGKKAWTYVADTFAVGLLVLAVSGVLMLPGRRGLLGRGGIWLVIGVLVPVLYVHFSGGP; this comes from the coding sequence ATGGCTGACGCGCCCGGCGAGGCGAAGGAGGCCACGGCCGAGGGCGGGGGACGAGGAGAGAAGGGGCGAGACGAGCCGGGTCAAGGCGGGCCAGGGCGAGGCGGAGCGGGACAGGGCGAGGGGGAGGCGGGACGAGGCGAGTCAGGACGACGCGGGCTGGGACGAGGCGAGGCGGGACGAGGCGAGTCCGAGCGGGACAAGGGCGGGGGGGCTGCGCGGAAGCGGAAGTTCTCGTGGCGGGCGCTGGTGCGGGTGGTCCACGCGGACCTGGGGCACTTCGCGGTCGGGCTGACGTTCGTCTATGCGCTGAGTGGGCTCGCGGTGAACCACATCGCGGACTGGGATCCGAACTTCCAGAACCACGAGGCGGTGCACGAGCTGGGGGGGCCGCTGGCCGGGGAAGACGAGGCGGTGGCGCGCGGGGTGCTCGAGCGGCTGGCGATCCAGGAGGCGCCCCAGGAGGTGTACCGCGCGGCGGAGGATCAGCTCGAGGTGGTGCTGGCGAGAAAGACGCTGCACGTCACGCCGTCGAGTGGTCGGGTGGTGGAGGAGGGGCAAGAGCCTCGGCTGCTGCTGCGGGCGGCGAACTGGCTGCACCTGAACCGAGGGAAGAAGGCCTGGACCTACGTGGCCGATACGTTCGCGGTGGGGCTGCTCGTGCTCGCCGTGAGTGGCGTGTTGATGTTGCCGGGTCGTCGCGGCTTGCTGGGTCGTGGTGGGATCTGGCTGGTGATCGGGGTGCTCGTGCCCGTGCTCTACGTGCACTTCTCCGGCGGTCCCTAG
- a CDS encoding molybdopterin-dependent oxidoreductase, which yields MDSFKQYAPSEVARIEERRRFLKAAAAGSVMVAFGGATFVVAAADDPRGKTTRPDGRPRLPPGQRIIDALKPMGGDPGDPSPAGFKLHVHGEVENPFVVDFAQLLAMPQTDLTCDVHCVTTWSMLDSTWRGVQVAHLAKLARVKSTARYVIFEAAHGYTANVRLAEGTAPNVLVAHQHGGKPLSRPHGPPARALVPDLYFWKSAKWLTGIRFSTRDQPGYWETRGYHNHADPWKEERHG from the coding sequence ATGGACTCCTTCAAGCAGTATGCCCCCTCCGAGGTGGCCCGTATCGAGGAGCGGCGGCGGTTTCTCAAGGCGGCTGCGGCGGGCAGCGTGATGGTCGCCTTCGGAGGAGCGACGTTCGTGGTGGCGGCGGCGGATGATCCGCGGGGCAAGACCACGCGGCCGGATGGGCGCCCGCGGTTGCCGCCCGGGCAGCGGATCATCGACGCGCTCAAGCCGATGGGTGGCGATCCCGGGGACCCGAGTCCGGCGGGGTTCAAGCTGCACGTGCACGGCGAGGTGGAGAACCCGTTCGTCGTCGACTTTGCGCAGCTCCTCGCGATGCCGCAGACCGACCTCACCTGCGACGTCCACTGCGTCACGACGTGGTCGATGCTCGACAGCACGTGGCGCGGGGTCCAGGTGGCGCACCTGGCGAAGCTGGCGCGGGTGAAGAGCACGGCGCGCTACGTGATCTTCGAGGCGGCGCACGGGTACACGGCGAACGTGCGGCTCGCGGAGGGGACGGCGCCGAACGTGCTGGTGGCGCATCAGCACGGGGGCAAGCCGCTCAGCCGGCCGCACGGGCCGCCGGCGCGGGCGCTGGTGCCGGATCTGTACTTCTGGAAGAGCGCGAAGTGGCTGACGGGGATCCGCTTCTCGACGCGGGATCAGCCGGGGTACTGGGAGACGCGCGGCTACCACAACCACGCGGACCCGTGGAAGGAGGAGCGGCATGGCTGA
- a CDS encoding PAAR-like domain-containing protein: MAEKHVADAESTWKVCNISPDMCIVNGQVVPFEIYQELPPEKSNYAKKVNARGCKVLHVDSIIQGVIGNAGKGVSSGVSQGSGDTIVLEGARRVRVEGKLAARHLDLCDMNVKS; the protein is encoded by the coding sequence ATGGCCGAGAAACACGTCGCTGACGCCGAGTCCACCTGGAAGGTCTGCAACATCAGCCCCGACATGTGCATCGTCAACGGCCAGGTCGTGCCGTTCGAGATCTACCAGGAGCTGCCGCCCGAGAAGTCGAACTACGCGAAGAAGGTGAATGCCAGAGGCTGCAAGGTGCTCCACGTCGACAGCATCATCCAGGGGGTGATCGGCAATGCGGGCAAGGGCGTGTCGTCGGGCGTCTCCCAGGGGAGCGGTGACACCATCGTCCTCGAAGGCGCCAGGCGCGTCCGCGTCGAGGGCAAGCTCGCCGCGAGGCACCTGGATCTGTGCGACATGAACGTCAAATCGTGA
- a CDS encoding DUF2169 family type VI secretion system accessory protein yields MSPFLIPEPRLRSVTNQTPFALFQCDKMAPGRRFFDTVVLKGTFALAPGELELAEQQRPIALADEPWDLTNAERSSLKHAGEVLLTKPSTDVIVTGTARSPGGEPRKAWDCAVEVRRGGETTLVGRAQALGPRCWRHTGAKGWVLTEPEPTLEVPIRYELAYGGAYVLPPEEGAPAEPTWVVHRPNPSGTGFFDERALDTARAYPAPQWQLRAHPVTSPNGEVPLAGFGPVARPWASRLHHAGTYDEAWIKKTREEVAQGMPSDYAADFDPRFFQCAHPDLIAPSYLEGDEEIVLTGLMPGAEPFTFQLPAVRVLAALIDGQGSRPPWGLPLDTVHLDLDAGTVTLCWRLTLDQALGVRAALFIAGR; encoded by the coding sequence ATGAGCCCCTTTCTCATCCCCGAGCCGCGCCTCCGGAGCGTGACCAACCAGACCCCGTTCGCGCTGTTCCAGTGCGACAAGATGGCGCCTGGGCGCCGCTTCTTCGACACGGTGGTGCTCAAGGGGACGTTCGCGCTCGCTCCGGGTGAGCTGGAGCTGGCCGAGCAGCAGCGGCCCATCGCGCTGGCGGATGAGCCCTGGGATCTCACCAACGCGGAGCGATCGAGCCTGAAGCACGCGGGGGAGGTGCTGCTCACCAAGCCCAGCACCGACGTGATCGTCACGGGGACGGCGCGGTCCCCCGGCGGCGAGCCGCGGAAGGCGTGGGACTGCGCAGTCGAGGTCCGGCGAGGCGGGGAGACCACGCTCGTGGGTCGTGCGCAGGCGCTCGGGCCACGCTGCTGGCGCCACACCGGCGCGAAAGGCTGGGTGCTGACGGAGCCGGAGCCCACCCTGGAGGTGCCGATTCGCTACGAGCTGGCCTACGGCGGCGCCTACGTCCTTCCGCCCGAGGAGGGCGCGCCGGCCGAACCCACGTGGGTCGTCCACCGCCCGAACCCGAGCGGCACCGGCTTCTTCGATGAGCGCGCCCTGGACACGGCGCGTGCGTACCCCGCCCCGCAGTGGCAACTGCGGGCGCACCCGGTGACGTCCCCGAACGGCGAGGTGCCCCTTGCCGGATTCGGCCCCGTGGCGCGCCCCTGGGCGTCGCGTCTCCACCACGCGGGCACCTACGACGAGGCGTGGATCAAGAAGACGCGCGAGGAGGTGGCGCAGGGCATGCCCTCCGACTACGCCGCGGACTTCGACCCGCGCTTCTTCCAGTGCGCCCACCCCGACTTGATCGCGCCAAGCTACCTCGAAGGCGACGAGGAGATCGTCCTCACCGGCCTGATGCCTGGCGCGGAGCCCTTCACGTTCCAGCTCCCTGCGGTCCGTGTCCTCGCCGCCCTGATCGACGGCCAGGGAAGCCGTCCGCCGTGGGGGCTTCCCCTCGACACCGTACATCTCGATCTCGACGCCGGGACGGTGACCCTGTGCTGGCGGCTCACGCTCGATCAGGCGCTGGGTGTCCGAGCCGCGCTGTTCATCGCTGGGAGGTAG
- a CDS encoding S9 family peptidase encodes MRTLRSLTTVLGFTLLTACGGAPTVEPSAAEPPPGTPVATTAPPAAAPMKAPRADAKLIPRSVLFGNPERAAPRVSHDGKHLAFLAPDQGVLNVWVAPIGDLAAAKVVTKDRKRGIRMFFWPYDSQYLAYQQDKDGDENFRVYAVDLKSGETKDITPYDGVRAQIVGLSDRIPGELLVALNDRDKRYHDIYRVNLKSGDRKLVYQNDQFAEIECDDDFKPRLAMKKNAAGGSEFFDLTGKEPKPFVTVAHEDDLTTGVLGYDRAGKILYFLDSRDRDTAALVTLDAKGKATVIAQDPKSDVQGVTRHPKTGKVQAVVSNRERRTWHVVDKAIQAELDALKAVTEGDFDIISRTLDDSKWTVAFTQSNGPVRYYLYDRVKKKADFLFTNQKALESIKLATMTPVVIKARDGLELVSYLSLPPDADPDADGKPTQTLPLVLLVHGGPWARDSWGLNPMHQWLTNRGYAVLSVNYRGSTGFGKKFVNAGDKEWAAKMHDDLLDAVKWAVDGKITTEKEVAIMGGSYGGYATLVGLTYTPDTFACGVDIVGPSNLVTLLESIPPYWVPIQEQFAKRVGDLRTPDGKELLLSRSPLLKADAIKKPLLIGQGANDPRVKQAESDQIVKAMQDKKLPVTYVLYPDEGHGFARPENRLSFNAVAETFLAQCLGGPYQPIGEDFKGSSIQVPEGASVVYGLSEALPKK; translated from the coding sequence ATGCGAACGCTTCGTTCCCTCACGACGGTTCTCGGTTTCACGCTTCTCACGGCTTGCGGCGGTGCACCCACGGTGGAGCCCAGCGCGGCGGAGCCCCCCCCGGGTACCCCCGTGGCCACCACGGCCCCGCCGGCCGCCGCCCCGATGAAGGCGCCCCGCGCCGACGCCAAGCTCATCCCGCGGAGCGTCCTCTTCGGCAACCCCGAGCGCGCCGCGCCGCGCGTCAGCCACGACGGCAAGCACCTCGCGTTCCTCGCGCCCGACCAGGGCGTGCTCAACGTGTGGGTCGCACCCATCGGGGATCTCGCCGCGGCCAAGGTGGTCACCAAGGACCGCAAGCGCGGCATCCGCATGTTCTTCTGGCCCTACGACAGCCAGTACCTCGCCTACCAGCAAGACAAGGACGGCGACGAGAACTTCCGCGTGTACGCCGTCGATCTCAAGTCCGGCGAGACCAAGGACATCACCCCGTACGATGGCGTGCGCGCGCAGATCGTCGGCCTGAGCGACCGGATCCCCGGCGAGCTCCTCGTGGCCCTGAACGATCGCGACAAGCGCTACCACGACATCTACCGCGTGAACCTGAAGAGCGGTGATCGCAAGCTCGTCTACCAGAACGATCAGTTCGCGGAGATCGAGTGCGACGACGACTTCAAGCCCCGCCTCGCGATGAAGAAGAATGCCGCCGGCGGCAGCGAGTTCTTCGACCTGACCGGGAAGGAGCCGAAACCGTTCGTGACCGTCGCTCACGAGGACGACCTGACCACCGGCGTGCTCGGCTACGACCGCGCGGGCAAGATCCTGTACTTCCTCGACAGCCGCGACCGCGACACGGCTGCCCTCGTGACCCTCGACGCGAAGGGCAAGGCGACCGTCATCGCGCAGGACCCGAAGTCCGACGTGCAAGGCGTGACCCGGCACCCGAAGACGGGGAAGGTGCAGGCCGTGGTGTCGAACCGCGAGCGGCGCACGTGGCACGTCGTGGACAAGGCCATCCAGGCCGAACTCGACGCGCTGAAGGCCGTCACCGAAGGCGACTTCGACATCATCAGCCGCACGCTCGACGACAGCAAGTGGACGGTGGCGTTCACGCAGTCCAACGGCCCGGTCCGCTACTACCTCTACGACCGCGTGAAGAAGAAGGCCGACTTCCTCTTCACGAACCAGAAGGCGCTGGAGTCCATCAAGCTCGCGACGATGACCCCGGTGGTCATCAAGGCCCGCGACGGCCTGGAGCTGGTCAGCTACCTGTCGCTCCCCCCCGACGCCGACCCCGACGCCGACGGCAAGCCCACGCAGACCCTGCCCCTCGTGCTCCTCGTGCACGGCGGCCCCTGGGCGCGCGACTCCTGGGGCCTGAACCCGATGCACCAGTGGCTCACGAACCGCGGCTACGCCGTGCTGAGCGTGAACTACCGGGGCTCGACCGGCTTCGGGAAGAAGTTCGTCAACGCGGGCGACAAGGAGTGGGCCGCGAAGATGCACGACGACCTGCTCGACGCCGTGAAGTGGGCCGTCGACGGCAAGATCACGACCGAGAAAGAGGTCGCGATCATGGGCGGCAGCTACGGGGGCTACGCGACCCTCGTGGGCCTGACCTACACCCCCGACACCTTCGCCTGCGGCGTGGACATCGTGGGCCCGTCCAACCTGGTGACGCTGCTCGAGTCGATCCCGCCCTACTGGGTGCCCATCCAGGAGCAGTTCGCGAAGCGGGTCGGTGACCTGCGGACGCCCGACGGGAAAGAGCTGTTGCTCAGCCGGTCGCCGCTCCTCAAGGCCGACGCGATCAAGAAGCCGCTCCTCATCGGGCAAGGCGCGAACGACCCGCGCGTGAAGCAGGCGGAGAGCGACCAGATCGTGAAGGCCATGCAGGACAAGAAGCTGCCCGTGACCTACGTCCTCTACCCGGACGAGGGCCACGGCTTCGCCCGGCCCGAGAACCGGCTGTCGTTCAACGCCGTGGCAGAGACCTTCCTGGCGCAGTGCCTGGGCGGGCCGTACCAGCCCATCGGCGAGGACTTCAAGGGCTCGTCCATCCAGGTGCCCGAGGGCGCCAGCGTGGTGTACGGGCTGAGCGAGGCGCTCCCGAAGAAGTGA